The proteins below are encoded in one region of Streptomyces marianii:
- a CDS encoding sensor histidine kinase has translation MTFPTPYRVAAGLIYLSVGSLVGLLLAPLLVVSLALRAASWLLLVGLPMTVVLGVRAVAAVVQWAPGTRGRPLPRPDNPLREVLRQLPARMAFLRDGLSFSLPLLRAVADLERLLAHSVVGDPGPGDAPHRTAVQEREREHRSAEASWDDIGYLGLLLLGTVWLLPLAALAFPVVAFVVSLPIGPPEQLAFGPGNTLVVAGPVTRVLVAVASVVLFSALLGLLFWMGKLRARMVRRILSRIDEAESQRREEAAERQRIAALRVNDADYRRLERDLHDGAQARLAVLLMHLSRARHRRSDDVEYLSTLIEETHEEIGKALDEIRDLVRGIQPPILSDRGLDAAVTALTERFHVPVAVTSGLDRRPDVSVESTAYYIVAECLANTVKHASATRIHITLEEHDNHLVVSVTDDGTGGASPAAGTGLRGLEDRAAALGGRLDVSSPPGGPTKVSATLPWSAHTV, from the coding sequence GTGACATTTCCGACTCCTTACCGCGTGGCGGCCGGTCTCATCTACCTCTCCGTCGGCAGCCTGGTGGGCCTGTTGCTGGCCCCGCTGCTCGTGGTCTCGCTGGCGCTGCGCGCCGCTTCGTGGCTCCTGCTCGTCGGCCTGCCGATGACGGTGGTGCTCGGCGTACGCGCCGTGGCAGCCGTGGTGCAGTGGGCGCCGGGAACGAGGGGGCGGCCGCTGCCCCGGCCGGACAACCCGCTGCGCGAGGTGTTGCGGCAGCTGCCCGCCCGGATGGCGTTCCTGCGTGACGGCCTGTCGTTCAGCCTGCCTCTGCTGCGGGCCGTCGCCGATCTCGAGCGGCTGCTCGCCCACTCCGTCGTCGGCGATCCGGGGCCGGGGGACGCTCCGCACCGTACCGCCGTGCAGGAACGCGAACGCGAGCACCGCTCCGCGGAGGCGAGCTGGGACGACATCGGGTACCTCGGTCTGCTGCTGCTCGGCACGGTGTGGCTGCTGCCGCTGGCCGCCCTCGCCTTCCCCGTGGTCGCGTTCGTCGTCTCCCTGCCCATCGGGCCGCCCGAGCAACTGGCCTTCGGCCCCGGCAACACGCTGGTGGTGGCCGGACCGGTCACGCGCGTGTTGGTCGCCGTCGCTTCCGTAGTGCTCTTCTCGGCGTTGCTGGGGCTGTTGTTCTGGATGGGCAAGCTGCGGGCCCGGATGGTGCGCCGCATTCTGAGCCGTATCGACGAGGCGGAATCGCAGCGAAGGGAAGAGGCGGCGGAACGCCAGCGCATCGCGGCGTTGCGGGTGAATGACGCCGACTACCGCCGCCTCGAAAGGGATCTGCACGACGGGGCGCAGGCCCGGCTGGCAGTGCTGCTCATGCATCTTTCGCGTGCAAGACACCGCCGCAGCGATGACGTGGAGTATCTGAGCACGCTCATCGAGGAAACCCACGAGGAAATCGGTAAGGCGCTCGACGAGATACGCGATCTGGTGCGGGGAATCCAGCCGCCCATTCTGAGCGACCGTGGTCTGGACGCGGCCGTGACGGCGTTGACGGAGCGCTTCCACGTGCCCGTGGCGGTGACCAGCGGTCTCGACCGGCGCCCGGACGTGAGCGTGGAGTCGACCGCGTACTACATCGTCGCCGAGTGTCTGGCCAACACCGTCAAGCACGCCTCCGCGACCCGCATTCACATCACCCTGGAAGAACACGACAACCACCTGGTCGTCTCGGTGACGGACGACGGCACCGGTGGGGCCTCCCCGGCGGCCGGCACGGGGCTGCGCGGGCTGGAGGACCGGGCCGCCGCGCTCGGTGGGCGGTTGGACGTCAGTAGCCCGCCCGGTGGACCGACGAAGGTGAGCGCCACCTTGCCCTGGTCGGCGCATACGGTCTGA
- a CDS encoding response regulator transcription factor, protein MRVAIAEDSALLRAGMARLLADEGIEVVASLGDTTDVVQVVLSARPHVVIMDVRMPPTHTDEGIRAALEVQKLGTDTAVLLLSQYVEPTYAQELVRDAPAGAGYLLKQRVGDFEEFLSALHRVRRGETVLDSDIFKQFVGSPREKRATELLTPRERQVLELMATGLTNSGIVNRLGISERAVEKHVTSILGKLRIPNSGENHRRVLAVLDYLRGMERLQG, encoded by the coding sequence ATGCGCGTCGCGATCGCCGAGGATTCCGCGCTCTTGCGAGCGGGAATGGCGAGGCTGCTGGCGGACGAAGGAATCGAGGTCGTCGCTTCGCTGGGTGACACCACCGACGTGGTTCAAGTGGTGCTCAGCGCCCGGCCGCACGTGGTGATTATGGATGTCCGTATGCCGCCCACTCACACGGACGAGGGCATTCGTGCCGCTCTTGAGGTCCAGAAACTCGGCACCGACACGGCAGTCCTGCTCCTCTCCCAGTACGTGGAGCCCACGTACGCGCAGGAGCTGGTTCGGGACGCTCCGGCCGGGGCGGGCTATCTGCTCAAGCAGCGCGTGGGCGACTTCGAGGAGTTCCTCTCCGCCCTGCACCGGGTCCGGCGCGGGGAAACCGTCCTCGACTCCGACATCTTCAAGCAGTTCGTCGGCAGTCCGCGTGAGAAACGCGCCACCGAGTTGCTGACCCCGCGCGAACGCCAGGTGCTGGAGCTCATGGCGACCGGATTGACGAACAGCGGTATCGTCAACCGCCTCGGTATATCCGAACGGGCCGTGGAGAAACATGTAACCTCGATACTCGGAAAGTTGAGGATTCCGAACTCGGGGGAGAACCATCGGCGGGTGCTGGCGGTACTGGATTATCTGCGGGGAATGGAAAGGCTCCAGGGCTGA
- a CDS encoding FtsX-like permease family protein — protein MWRLSVRSVRHYWALFAGTFVALSLGVALIGVSASALAATWAVPVSPGAANRNLSVTLTDGTGAERTLSSGDLDMGGVQSVLAMAGVVSAFVTVFVIAGTFAFGIALRRRDMGLLRLVGAGGPQVRRMVLGESLAVAVPAALAGCVVAAAAAPVALESLNGTGLSPVDLRPGPLLWPLVFAAGSGLVIAVSGMLAASKRAARVRPTEALREADLDARTITAGRAVMGVLTCVAGAVMVALAPGAGTEAATPLALFGTMALAVAATLFGPLYLPPLLRLMTLPLRWADPVAGRLAAESVSTSRRRTASLVGPVLAILAIVGVFTTVLSTTGAATEADDRARTAGQLVVEPAAGATLSREAVAELRADPRVAAVSATAPVEVAVAGPHSAWKEQAAVVDPVALARTHRITVVDGTLGPLGPGAVAVSREFADWYGHRAGSTLTYGLFGGDPVKARVTAVLDGGSAVPPLLLPSGTRAASPAPEPEHAAVLLDEKSAGSVPAVAAELTERLGADRVRITPTADWFGRAATDQDRLNRLVLAVLAVPASLYALIAVASTLVMSYSRRGREIAGMRMIGVSAGQVRRMALWETLSTTLLGVLMAAAVVTVGARAYRGALTVFGGETPLSVPWGMLGMLTAACVLVGVVVSLSATGRLLRQVSVATVTSRQ, from the coding sequence ATGTGGCGCCTCTCGGTGCGGTCGGTGCGCCATTACTGGGCCCTGTTCGCCGGTACGTTCGTGGCGCTGTCGCTCGGTGTGGCGCTGATCGGGGTGTCCGCTTCGGCGCTCGCCGCCACCTGGGCGGTGCCCGTGTCCCCGGGCGCCGCGAACCGGAACCTGTCGGTGACCCTCACCGACGGCACGGGCGCGGAACGCACCCTCTCCAGCGGTGACCTGGACATGGGCGGCGTGCAGAGCGTGCTGGCGATGGCCGGGGTGGTGTCGGCGTTCGTCACGGTCTTCGTGATCGCCGGGACCTTCGCCTTCGGTATCGCGCTGCGCCGCCGCGACATGGGGCTGCTGCGTCTGGTCGGCGCGGGCGGGCCGCAGGTGCGTCGGATGGTGCTGGGCGAGTCGCTGGCGGTGGCGGTGCCCGCCGCACTGGCCGGCTGCGTCGTCGCGGCGGCGGCGGCTCCGGTCGCTCTGGAGTCGCTGAACGGGACCGGTCTGTCGCCGGTCGATTTGCGACCGGGACCGCTGCTGTGGCCGCTGGTGTTCGCCGCGGGCAGTGGCCTGGTCATCGCCGTGTCGGGCATGCTGGCCGCCTCGAAGCGGGCGGCCCGGGTGCGGCCCACGGAGGCGCTGCGCGAGGCGGACCTGGACGCGCGGACGATCACCGCGGGGCGTGCCGTGATGGGGGTGCTGACATGCGTCGCCGGAGCGGTGATGGTGGCGCTCGCACCCGGCGCCGGTACGGAGGCGGCCACTCCGCTGGCGCTGTTCGGCACGATGGCGCTGGCCGTTGCGGCCACCCTGTTCGGGCCGCTGTACCTGCCGCCGCTGCTGCGGCTGATGACGCTGCCGCTGCGCTGGGCGGACCCGGTGGCCGGGCGGCTCGCCGCGGAGTCGGTGAGCACTTCGCGACGGCGCACGGCGTCCCTGGTCGGGCCGGTGCTGGCCATCCTCGCGATTGTCGGTGTCTTCACCACGGTGCTCTCCACCACGGGTGCGGCGACCGAGGCGGACGACCGGGCGCGTACCGCCGGGCAGTTGGTCGTCGAGCCTGCCGCGGGCGCCACGTTGAGTCGGGAGGCCGTCGCGGAGTTGCGGGCCGACCCGCGGGTGGCGGCGGTCTCGGCGACCGCCCCGGTGGAGGTCGCGGTCGCGGGACCGCACTCGGCGTGGAAGGAGCAGGCCGCGGTCGTCGACCCGGTGGCGCTGGCCCGTACGCACCGGATCACCGTGGTGGACGGGACCCTCGGCCCGCTCGGGCCCGGAGCGGTGGCGGTTTCCCGGGAGTTCGCCGACTGGTACGGGCACCGCGCGGGCTCCACGCTCACGTACGGCCTGTTCGGCGGCGACCCGGTCAAGGCACGGGTGACCGCGGTGCTGGACGGCGGGTCCGCCGTGCCCCCGTTGCTGCTGCCCTCCGGCACCCGGGCCGCCTCCCCCGCCCCGGAGCCGGAGCACGCGGCCGTGCTGCTCGACGAGAAGTCCGCGGGCTCGGTCCCTGCGGTGGCCGCGGAGCTGACCGAACGGCTGGGTGCGGACCGGGTGCGGATCACCCCGACCGCGGACTGGTTCGGGCGGGCGGCGACCGACCAGGACCGGCTCAACCGGCTGGTACTGGCCGTGCTGGCCGTGCCCGCGTCGCTGTACGCACTGATCGCGGTGGCGAGCACCCTGGTCATGTCGTACAGCCGACGCGGCCGGGAGATCGCGGGCATGCGGATGATCGGGGTCAGCGCGGGACAGGTGCGCCGGATGGCGCTGTGGGAGACGTTGTCCACCACGCTGCTGGGGGTGCTGATGGCGGCCGCGGTGGTGACGGTCGGCGCCCGTGCCTACCGGGGAGCGCTGACCGTGTTCGGTGGCGAGACACCGCTGAGCGTGCCCTGGGGAATGCTCGGAATGCTCACTGCGGCGTGTGTGCTCGTGGGTGTTGTGGTGAGCCTCTCGGCGACCGGACGTTTGCTCCGGCAAGTGAGCGTGGCGACGGTGACGTCGCGCCAGTAG
- a CDS encoding serine hydrolase domain-containing protein has translation MEAHLAADRLCELAHEHSVPGAQLTVRHAGGSLSLATGVTRAGTADPVTTGTAFAFGSVTKAFTATLVAQLVSDGDLEWDDPVGEYLAEWDGAVDEAISSVTLRNLLSHTAGLVADHELDDVEEASLARYTASVATTRSLHEPGHCFSYSNSGYNILGRVIEAVTDMKWQAVMENVLLRPLGIDPVFVNGSPTGQRPLADGHAVQPGRQRTARPVGLFLPLSWAPASGLAGSADDLVALAGLHLGTHPESGTLLPEEQRAEMGARVSAADAFGMADGWGLGLAHYASADGHWYGHDGTVDGGTAHLRFHPDSGTAVALTTNATTGTQMWAELVDSLHELGVPVGDHRAGIPTAPSLTSGLDRFTGDYRNGDTSFVVRAHRGGGLLLTDSTGLAADVTLHDDLVFTARRTDTRAGSYTGRFVTDPATGDVTLMQLGGRSARRATTA, from the coding sequence GTGGAAGCGCACCTTGCGGCGGACCGACTATGCGAGCTCGCGCACGAGCACTCGGTTCCCGGCGCACAGTTGACGGTCCGTCATGCGGGGGGAAGCCTGTCCCTGGCCACCGGTGTGACACGTGCCGGCACGGCCGACCCGGTGACCACGGGGACGGCTTTCGCATTCGGCTCGGTGACCAAGGCGTTCACGGCCACCCTGGTGGCTCAGTTAGTCTCCGACGGAGACCTCGAATGGGACGACCCGGTCGGTGAGTACCTGGCGGAGTGGGACGGCGCGGTGGACGAGGCGATTTCCTCCGTCACGCTGCGGAACCTGCTCAGCCACACCGCCGGACTGGTCGCCGATCATGAACTGGACGATGTCGAAGAGGCCTCTCTCGCCCGTTACACGGCGAGTGTCGCGACCACCCGCAGCCTGCACGAACCGGGCCACTGCTTCTCGTACTCGAATTCCGGTTACAACATTCTGGGCCGGGTCATCGAGGCCGTCACAGACATGAAGTGGCAGGCCGTCATGGAGAATGTGCTTCTCCGGCCACTCGGCATCGACCCGGTGTTCGTGAACGGCTCCCCGACCGGGCAGCGCCCCCTGGCCGACGGCCACGCGGTCCAGCCGGGACGGCAGCGCACTGCCCGCCCCGTCGGCCTCTTCCTCCCGCTGAGCTGGGCGCCGGCGAGCGGACTCGCCGGCAGCGCCGACGACCTGGTCGCCCTCGCCGGGCTGCACCTGGGCACGCACCCCGAATCCGGCACCCTGCTGCCCGAGGAGCAGCGGGCCGAGATGGGAGCGCGGGTGTCCGCCGCCGACGCCTTCGGCATGGCCGACGGCTGGGGACTGGGCCTGGCGCACTACGCCTCGGCTGACGGGCACTGGTACGGCCACGACGGCACCGTCGACGGCGGTACCGCCCACCTGAGGTTCCACCCGGACAGTGGCACCGCAGTCGCCCTGACCACCAACGCCACCACCGGAACCCAGATGTGGGCGGAGCTCGTCGACTCGCTGCACGAACTGGGCGTGCCCGTCGGCGACCACCGCGCCGGTATCCCCACGGCACCGTCCCTGACGTCAGGCCTCGACCGTTTCACCGGTGACTACCGCAACGGCGACACCTCCTTCGTCGTCCGCGCCCACCGGGGCGGCGGCCTGCTGCTGACGGACAGCACCGGGCTCGCCGCCGACGTGACCCTCCACGACGACCTGGTCTTCACCGCCCGGCGGACCGACACCCGGGCCGGCTCCTACACCGGCCGGTTCGTCACGGACCCCGCCACCGGCGACGTCACCCTCATGCAGCTGGGCGGCCGTTCCGCCCGGCGGGCGACGACCGCGTAA